CCTTGCCGCTGTCGAGGAACCGCTGCATGTAGTCGAGCAAGGGCAGGTCGGTAAGCCCGTCGCTGTAGTTCGCGAGGAAAACCTCCTCGCCTTCGAGAAACGGCTGGACGGCCTTGAGCCGTTCCCCAACGCAGGTGGTCAGGCCCGTATCGACAAAGGTGACGCGCCAGTTGCTAATGTCGCTATGGAGCAATTGCAGGGTCGTGCCGCCGTCCGCCAGCACGAAATCATTGCCCAGGTATTCGTTGTAATTGAGGAAGAATCTCTTGATCACGTCGGCGCGATAGCCAAGGCACAGGATGAAATCGTTGAACCCGAAGTGGGCGTAATATTTCATGACGTGCCAGAGCAGGGGGCGCTGCCCGCCGAGAGGGACCATCGGTTTCGGCACCTCTTCCAGGGCGCCGCCCGCCTCCGGGCTCAGGGGACGCAGGCGCATTCCCAAACCGCCGCAGAATAGAACGACTTTCATGACCTCCCTCTCATGGGCGGCGCGCGCCTCCGTTCACGGGTATACGGCAACCTCCGGAATGGGCACGATGAAGCGCCCTCCCCAGTCCTGAATATACGCCATCTGCCGCACGATTTCCTCCCGCAGATTCCAGGGCAGGATCAGCAGGTAGTCCGGCCGGGTCCCGGACACTTTCTCGACGGGAAAGATTGGGATGTGCGTGCCGGGGCAGTATTTGCCGTGTTTGAATGGGTTACGGTCCACCACATAGTCGAGGAAATCGGTGCGGATGCCGCAGTAATTGAGCAAGGTGTTTCCCTTGCCCGGCGCGCCATAACCCGCGATGGACTTGCCTTTGCGTCTTGCCGCAATCAGGAATTCAAGCAGCTTATGTTTCGCGGCGATCACCTTCGGGGCGAAGGACTGGTAGAAATCGAGCCCGAACATGCCTTGTTCCTGCTCGACGCCGAGGAGGTGGCTGACGCGCGCCTCGCGCGCGAACCGGGCGCTCTTCTGATGGCACGCGTAGATGCGCAGCGAACCGCCGTGGGTGGGCAGTTCTTCCACGTCGAAGATGCGCAGGCCGTGCGCTTCGAAGATGCGCTGCGTCACGCAAAGGGACAGGTAGCTGAAGTGCTCGTGGTAGATGGTGTCGAACTGGTTGCCCTCGACCAGGCGCAACAGGTGCGGGAATTCCATCGTGACCGCGCCTTCCGGCTTGAGCAGCAGGCGCATTCCCTCCACGAAATCGTTGATGTCCGGCACGTGCGCCAGCACGTTGTTGCCGATGATCAAGTCGGCGGTTTTCCCTTCCGCGGCGAGTTCCCGCGCCAGTTCCACGCCGAAGAAGCGCGCAAGCGTGGGCACGCCCTTGGCGCGCGCGGCCTCGGCCACGTTCGCGGCCGGCTCGATGCCGGTCGCGGGGATGCCGCGCCCGACGAAATACTGGAGCAGGTAGCCGTCGTTGCTGGCGATCTCGAAGACCTGGTTCGCGCCGGTCAGGCCGAAGCGCTGGACGGCCATTGCCACGTAGGCGCGCGCGTGGGCCAGCCAGGAATCCGAGTAGGACGAGAAATAAGCGTAGTGGCTGAAAATGGCCTGGGGGCTTACGTATTCCTGCAGCTGCACGAGGAGGCATTGCTCACACACCCAAACGTGCAGCGGGTAGAATGCTTCCATCTGATTCAAGTGGGCGGCGGGCACGAAACTCTCGCACAAAGGGGACATGCCGAGGTCGACGAAGGTGAGGCGCAGCGGCGCGCCGCAGAAACGGCATGTGGTCTGACCGGTCACGCTCATTCTTGTGTGCCCCATTTGCTGTTGCCTGGACGCATCCATCGTCCGCCCGCGGGCGGGGTCACGGCGCGCACAGGACGTCGAGAAAACGCAAGCCCTCGCGCACGGATCGGCTGAACTGTTCGGGCGCGGGCGCGGGCTCTCCCGGCGCCCAGGCCAGGTAGATGCTCTGGCGCACGATTTCGCAGTAGTCCGGGCTGAACGGGCGGTCGGGGATATTGTTCAGCGTCAGCAGCAACCCCTGCAGTTCGTCGTACACCTGCTGTTCCAGGGGGTCGATGCGCCCATCGACGACGGACTGCTCGTAGGCCGCTGCGCGCTGGCGCAGGCGGTCTTTGTATTGGGCCAGCCGCGCAAACCGG
The genomic region above belongs to Candidatus Hydrogenedentota bacterium and contains:
- a CDS encoding glucose-1-phosphate cytidylyltransferase, whose protein sequence is MKVVLFCGGLGMRLRPLSPEAGGALEEVPKPMVPLGGQRPLLWHVMKYYAHFGFNDFILCLGYRADVIKRFFLNYNEYLGNDFVLADGGTTLQLLHSDISNWRVTFVDTGLTTCVGERLKAVQPFLEGEEVFLANYSDGLTDLPLLDYMQRFLDSGK
- a CDS encoding methyltransferase domain-containing protein, with amino-acid sequence MSVTGQTTCRFCGAPLRLTFVDLGMSPLCESFVPAAHLNQMEAFYPLHVWVCEQCLLVQLQEYVSPQAIFSHYAYFSSYSDSWLAHARAYVAMAVQRFGLTGANQVFEIASNDGYLLQYFVGRGIPATGIEPAANVAEAARAKGVPTLARFFGVELARELAAEGKTADLIIGNNVLAHVPDINDFVEGMRLLLKPEGAVTMEFPHLLRLVEGNQFDTIYHEHFSYLSLCVTQRIFEAHGLRIFDVEELPTHGGSLRIYACHQKSARFAREARVSHLLGVEQEQGMFGLDFYQSFAPKVIAAKHKLLEFLIAARRKGKSIAGYGAPGKGNTLLNYCGIRTDFLDYVVDRNPFKHGKYCPGTHIPIFPVEKVSGTRPDYLLILPWNLREEIVRQMAYIQDWGGRFIVPIPEVAVYP